The genomic region CATTAGCAAAGTGTATGTATGGTTATTATAgttgtgctttgatttttgatGAAGGAAATTGGTACAATCATTCTCTTTTGAAGTCCCTTAAATATGCATGTTGGACACTTTGTATATGCTTACAGTGTGACCACCTGAGTGATTGCCAGAAAAATCTAGATATCAtttgaataaatgaaataatcgaacaataaaagaaagagtCATATAAAGTCTTCTAATCCCTGGAGGACAATGGCAAAACTATTGATTCCAGTGGGAACAGATTGAAGCCCATCAAATCTCTGATGgatgtaaagaaaacattgagaGATACTAAGGCATAGACCAAAATACTCAATGTGAAAGAAACTtgggggcggcggaggggggaCAGTGTcagttggttgtttttttgttggtgatgggtttttttcctcctcaatgGTCTGCTGGACGTGGATGTAAAACTGTAAAACTACACAACTGAAATACTGTTCTTGTGAAATGGAAGCAAGACAGAGTGGAACTACAGTACAGGTCATCCTTGTAAAGACAAGATGCATGTACGGTGCAAGAGACAGATCACTAATCTAAgatatgtttcctttttatttttgtgacttTAAACCTGAGATCCTTGCCTTGCCTCGCCTTGCTTCGCCTTCCCTCTTCCCATTTCTCTAGTTAACAAGTCCCTTGTgatgctgtgctgctgagcCACTCTCATGAGTAATGGAAGCAAGGATGCAGAACTTTTACAttataaaagacattttccacCCATTTTGCTCTGACATTACTACTTCACTAAAGCAGTTCCTCAGGGCTTGATCCTGCACCATGAATTCATTAGGAAATTATCTTTCTAGTGTCACGATTGGGGaattaaatacttttctaaaatactCTGTAAAGTCAGCATATGCACAACAATTCACTGTAGAGTAATTGTGGAAgatttttataatctttttgcttcagaagatagcattttccttctcattaaaACAATTATAATATCCATTAAGTCCCTAAGATTGACATCTTTCAGGCAAATAGTGAAACAGGCTGAGTTTCCTGCATACTTTCTAAATAAACcatgaatcacagaatcaatcatagaataatttaggtagaaagggacctctggaggtcatctagtccaacacctTGCTCAGAGCAGGTCCAGTTACCTCAGGTaaagttatttcagaagaaaattaacaattctaatttattttagaataatttaaGTTCTTTAAATAAGGAAGGAAACGTATCATTTGATCTCAAGAGTAGCCtagaattttgcattttgtgatgctatttttatttatcatgaAAATGGCATATCTATTTAAATGTGGGTTCCAGTCCTGTTACGTGTgttagaaaaaatacaaattagcTGACATAAtaagcataaataaaaaaatgcataggaTTATACACATGAATGAGGTACAGAGCTGAGGTTTTAGATTTTGAAATATGAAGGCAAAAATTTCTATCTCGTGGTAGAAATTACACTGCATCAGTAATTTGACTGGTTTTATTATAGAGACattgtaaaacagaaacataaaatgcTACTGGAATTCATACCCTTGTggttaaaaaaatttctgaagtctatttttgtttaaaggttttgtttaaagGTTTTAAAGGTTCaatgaagtaataaaaaaatacattgtatttttataatttatacttaaattttATCAATGCAGATTTAACaataaatgtattattaaataattaaattagtgttgtattttattaacaCAAGTCAAGTTGAACATGTGGTGCTTATAAGGAAGTTGAGCTGTGCTCCCTTATAAAGGATAAATATTCATCAAATTCAACACTAGTGATGTTGTTTACTCTGTGAGGAATTACGAAGAAAGATTAAGATACTGATGCTGGTCTGTATCTTAAGGTCCAGTTAAGGTCCATGGATAGATTTTTATCTAGTCTTAATTCAAATAAACCCAAATTAAATCCAGTGGAAGCTTGTTTGAATAAAAgcctagagagaaaaaaaacaaaaaaaacccaaccaaacaaaaacaaggaaATGAAGACTTTAGAGTTTGGTTTAGTCATTTTATTGCCAGTTGTGCTTAATCATATGGGTACAAACCCAATAATTAATAATATACATTGTGTTACCATATAGCTTTCCAGAATGAGTTGtaacaaatatttacattcctgaaagaaaaaaaacaaacaaacaaaaaaaaaaaacaaggggaAACATGTAGTTTGAAAGTTCTTTAGTAtacaaaacatgtatttagCGAAACATGttagggttttttgtgtgtgtgtgaaataataggtacagaaatgaaatctttGGTTCCTTTCTAGGAGAACAAACCATACAGCTCATTGTAGTTTTGGCCTCTGAGTTAAAGCGTAACCTCCTGAGCCAGGGGGAAGGCATACCGAGTGATTGTGTTACTTCCCACTGTTGAGCTCTTGGGCCAGGAGACTGTAACACGATTGTTCGGCTCCCTGGAATTGTATAGTTTGCTGTGTGGCTGTATAGAGCATTAATTCATGCACTGTATGGCTGCTTCAGTGCTACCGTTACTTGAGAGGCTGACCTGGAAGGAGCTGGGAGCCATCTGCAAGGTGCCGAGTGTCTCCAGCTCCTGGCCATGGCTGGGCTGGCTCCTCTATGCTGGCTGCGCAAGGCGTGTACGGGGATGTGCTTTTGTAACGTAGTGGGCAGAGGTTTTCACAAATTAGAGGGACTTATTGCAGTGAGTCAATCATCTTCATGAACATCAATCTATTTTCATTTCGCTAAACAAGAACACGGGTATTGATGGACTTTTATTTCCCTAAGCAGGTTTTAGCATATTGGTACAGATTGTCTCTAGACACTGTAACTGTACATTGATGTTTTCtaatatctttttcatttgtagGTGGGATTACATTATTTGCAGTGATTACTTTAATTCTGGACTCTTTTAAAATTGGATattatattgatttttcaaactgtttatCACCAACTGAAGGCATTTTTCCTGTTACGCATGCCGTGCACACCATCTTACAGGTAAAAGTCATTGGTTGCAGTTTTATATTAAATCTGTGTTTCTTaccaaaaatatcttttatctTCTCATCATCATTGAATTTTACACTAGTTTAATTTCCAAGCATATCACAGGATACTTTTGAGGGCTAAATTCTTGTGCATGTATATCCTTTCTATATGTAAATTCAGGCTTTGCAACCTGAAATTGCTCAGCCGTAAAACTCACatgggttaaaaaaagaaataatcaaaaagTGCTGTCCTATAGTTGAagttacttgctttttttagtTTGAGTTACAGATGTAACTTTCAGAATTTTCAGGCTGAAATGAGCAGCTTGGCTAAAGACAATTCACTTGTTTCTGTATGTAGGACTTGCCACACAAGTTCAATTCAATCTGTCTATCCTGATGTCCTGTTGTGGTTAGGGGTGGAGGTCTGGTACTTCAAAGGGACAAAACCCTTCCCATGTATTTAGCTTGTTATAAAATACTTGCACATCTTTCCTATACCAAATGAACATGCATTTTCCTTCTAGAAGCATTTGGTTATGCTTATCAGTGGCTGCACACTAGCAAACATAGTCAGTGACTCTGGTAAAATATTCCAgctgcttgtttattttaaggCTTTGGGTCTGTATTATACGGTGAGATTCCATAGCTGATTGTTTATCACGTGAATTCCTCTGAGCCCCTATCCGCAGATTtgtaggaaagaagaaaagaaaaagccgCTCAACTAAGATACTCAGTTATAGTCAGGTAATTTAATGCACTTTCCAAGATTATTAAgtcattcagaaagaaaagaaagattttctgAGCAGTTGTGGTTGCATGTAAGTAAGCATTTGAACAGCCTACGTTCTTCTactttctgtaacaaaaaaaaaacattgaaatttAAGCAGTAACTCTGACCTCTTCTATCTTTTTCTCTGAGGGTGAAATTCGGGTTTGGTTGAAGTAATCTTAATTTCACATTCTTGTAATATCCACTCTCTATGTCTTGCAACTCCTTTGCTTtacctctgaaaaacaaaccaaagaaatcaagccttttttccctgctgatcTGCACGCAGCATTCTTCATTGCATCCAGTGACCCTGAGCTGACAAGGTTTCCAGCTACTGTGAACTGGAGTGTGGAAGAAACAGTGTATAACAATGCTGAACAAAGGGAACATGAattctaatttaaattttacatcACCCAGTGTTGCTGAATTTATCATCTACTTagcttaaaataatgaaatctgGAATGTTAGCCTGAGCaatcaaagaaaaagtaaaaaagtaatttaccAGATACCTTTTACCTAAGACAAATCTTCTCATGTCTTTGAAACACAGGATGAAATTACAGCAGAGAACATCCCTAATTATGTGTCATCTAAAAACTAAAGGATTTGTTTTCTACAGAATATGTGTCAGATTCTGTTGTATTTTACTCTAATGAGGCATCCTGATATGTGtcattaaattaataaatatatacGTACTGCACCTGTGCAAGCAATGAACTAACATGTACCTACCCTTCCAAGACAGGCTGTGCATTACGCTCTTTTGCAGGCAGAAGTCCCTTTGAGGCAGTGATTACTCTGTGAGCAAAAATTGGATTTTATGGTATTTCTTTACTTTACTGACTTTTCTGTTCCTATTTCCCCCCACTTTCTTGACTCTAATGTCTGAACAGATATtcaaaactcttcctttttgaGTGTCACACATGCTCATCAGTGTAATgacatttctctgtattcctttCATTTAGGTGTACTTTCTTTGGTGTCATGCAAAGGATGTTATCCAGTCTTTCAAAACACTTGAAAGGTAAATTGGATCTGATCCTCATCTGGAATGCTAATAGGTGTAGGTCTGCACAGTGCTTTAACACCTACAGTTCTACTGTATGAGGGACACTGAAAACTGATTCTTCTCTTAATCATggtaatataaataaaaagtaactcTAATTTACCCAAGTGAGAAGATAATCATCAGTCTGaatgatgtttttcttatttaaactGTGCTTATATTTTGTAACATACAACAGTCACAGAATAAGTATATTTTTCTCatgagagaggaaaatgggCAAGGTATGATATCACAGTGTCACCTGCTTTTTTTGAAGGAAGGAAGCAGTGTGTATGTGTCAGGACTATGCactatgttttctttatttagctACTGAAAGGGAATCTGCGTCAGCAACCTGCAGTCAATGCAATACATCTGAGgtattttatattgttttttatGGAAAGCACTTTTTGGAACTAGATGCAGACATGCACATTCACTGGGAAACAGAAACTCCCTGGTGGTATCCCATACACCCAAATCAGTAAGGGTTGTGCACATTTCTGACACCAGAACTTGATTCTTGCAGTGTAAGTGGTGTGTCCTCTGAACAGCTGAATCCATACATTTCTTACAGAAGTGAGGACTAGTCTTtgaagcagcagagccagctctgatgtggttttggttttgtaagtGGATTAATGTAGATTAATCTATCTGTACCTAgaacataaacaaacaaacacgGTAACTTTTACAATACTTATCTCAAATTATCAATGAGCTGGCCAGTTTCCATAGGAAGTAAAAGAAATTTCCTCAGACACATCATTTATGGAGAAGgttctccttttgttttgctctcttgGGTAAGTGTTCAAGCCTCATGCCAATGAGGAGAGAGATCACAGGAGGCTTTGCAATGTCAGCTGGTGAAATCAGCTCTGTTTATcagtagaattttaaaaatccctaaCTGCAAATCTATCAGTGAGAACAGTGCAGTAATAAAGAACTGTTTCTTGGTGAAAGAACATTACCAGCCTCAGGTGCAAAAGAAAAACGCCTGGCTTGTCAGAAACCAGGAGTCTCAAAACCACGTGGAGCCCTAGCCTCACTGTACCCCTAGTCTGAATGGGATGAAGCCCTCTGTTGGCTTCAACTCTCTCCAGGAGGCAAAACCACACGGACTAGAAGCTAGAGAAGGCGGTGGTACCTCTGAAGACAGACCAGCCACAGTGAGTACGAAGGAGCACCGCCAAAGGCTGTGAAATACAGCTTGCAAAACAATTAACCCTGTTCAGACTGTTCAATCACTGTCATTAACATGAAGTTTGTCCAGCCCAAAGAATAACAACCAGCACATAAGGGAGCATAACAAATAATAACAGCGTGATATTAATGGTTTAATACATTAAGCCACTGTGTTTCTATAAAATTTTGGAAGTCTAACATTCATTGTGCTCCACTGAGGAACATCTTTAGAGAGATCGgttatgattttattttccctccgCTGACAACTAAATAGTGCCACGTAGCATGTCTACAGAAAGttaatccattttatttaacataCATGGAGGTATACTCTGTGCGGATTCCTTCAATAATTACCTTATTTTGTAGGTTTGGGGTTATCCATTCTGTGTTCACAAATTTACTCCTGTGGACAAATGGAGTGTTAACAGAGTCAAAACATCAACTGAATGAACATAAGGAAAGACTAATCACGCTTGGTTTTGGGAACATAACAATAGGTAAGCGAAAGGGTTGGTACATTTTGGAATTCCTGCTCTAACATGCTCTCCTACAAAATACTGCATCACTGTAGGAGGGAGCTGAGTCATTCACAACTATGTCAGCATAGTCATTCCCAGGCAAATGGTAGTGAGCTGATACATAGTCAGTTCAGATCATAACTAAAATGTTATATGATCACGATCATTATCATATATGTGATCCAGGTTgtcattttctttgaagttccaaacaaacagatttttaaaaacatttattctgaGGAATAACATCACTGAGGAACCCCTTTATTAGTAAATCAGAAGTAAATTGAACATAGCAGTTTTAAAACCAGAGTTTACTATTTACTAAGTTATTTGTAGAAAAACAAGAGTGGATAATCCAATCCTGCAAATCCTTCCCAGGAGAGTGGTTACATGTGTTGTGTGGTCCTATGGGATTCAGTGGGATGGCTCAGAGGGATAGGGGTTATCCATTGGTGCTGCTTTACAAGACAAGGGTTTTGGTCTGGGTGGTTCTTTTTTTATAACAGACCATTTTCTCCATTAGTAAGATGATGCAAATTGTAGCCAACAAACATTGAGTATAACTGCTGGGGATGCCTTCCACTTTCAACGCCACTGAAGCATGGGGAGATTAGGAGTGCTTAACTttagagaggaaataaaagttcTCAGCAGCtataagtaattttctttccatgaaaaattatcAGTGCAGCTGATAAATTTTGATTGTGttcacaaaggaaaagacagcttttgaagaggaaaatgtatgttttccCACCCAGTGAATTCAATAGTGCTTGTAACCTAAAAACTCCTGATGTTGCCTCTACAAAGCCAAAtcctgaattaatttctttcttgcctATTTATGGTCTGTATAAATTGAAAaattttagacatttttaataattcctGCCAAAGTTCACATATAAGTGAAAActcaattttaaaatctgtaagaTAGTATTTTCAGTATAACTGTGTCTAAAATTATGCCCACAATTTTACATCTATTTGCAATGGTTACTCTTCATATGTATCTATGGAAACTATCTAGTTTCCGTTAATAATCGGGTAGCTGAATTGATAGTTCAGAGATTTTGTAATCATGGAGCATTAGTAGAGAGCAGACATATCACAAGTTAGTGGCTCTTCTTGATATTTCTACTTGTTAAATAGAAGCAGTTTCCTTATATTATTTCCTATTATTCTGCTGCCAGAATTGTTACGCAATTACGAACAGTCAGAAATAGCACCTGAAACAAGGGGGAGTGAAGTAGTGATCCGCAAGACAAGTTTGGCATTAACATACAATctactgcaaaagcaatttttttcatctcttaacAATATGTTCTTGAGAGAAAACAATACCaactttctcctctcctcttcccttctaaaattatagaaaacaaaagaaaaacttccagGCACAAATCTTAAGATCAGTGCCTAAAAATGTGCTCTTCAgcatgtatgtttatatatttataaataaatacattgtgaaaataagtatcttttttttccaccactgtggacatttctgttttctgacattATTTGCTTACTTAATAAATgcacattaaatatatttattttacaaagatgAGCAATTTTTCATTGAGATGCCTTAGGGGTTTACAATGCAGGTAACCTCACAGCAGAGAGAATGATTTCATAGGTTCCTCTCACAAGGAGAagattgatttttaatttttttttaaccttaaaattATACTGGGACATTGAGTGAAAGTATCTGTATTTACTTCACCTCTTTCCTAGCCATAAAcaactttttaataaagtggTTTTGGCATTAGAAACCACACTAGTGTAAATAACTGATAAAAATGAGAATGGAACTTTCCTTGTTAAGCTTGTTCTTGATCTGATCCACCAATCCCTGGGCTTCTATAAAAGCCTTCTAAGCTGAAGGGCTGAGGACTCAAAGGCCTTGGGATCTGGATTTTTGTGttataataaagtattttgatCAAGGCCCTGCTGAAGTTTGGTGCACTTTGGTGCAGCATTTATCCATGATGTGTTTATTGCTCAGCAGCTGAGCAGTGAAGTCAGAGATCATACTTCAGTGGACATGCAAAAGCTTTGTTAGGTTAATGACTTTAACGGCGAGACCTTTTCTTAGGTGGCTAACTGGGTGGCATGGTGTGTTGTTTGACTGAATTCTTACCttttatgttttgttattttatttatgttttatttattcactttaAATGAGAAATCTTTATAATGCACATAACtaatctctccctctcctttagTTTTAGATGATCATGCACCTCAATGCAATTGCACAACAACAACTCTCTGCTCGGTATTTTCTCAGGGAATATATTACCTATATCCCTTTAATATAGAGTACCACATCCTAGCATCCACGATGTTGTATGTCCTGTGGAAGAACATTGGCCGCAAAGTCGAGCACCACCAGCAACACAAAACTCCATTCAAATTCCACGGCATAACTGTTGGAATGATTTTTGGACTAATCGTGTTAACTAGCACAATAGCCATAGTTGTTGTGTATTTAATTCAGATTGGACGTTCGAAAATCAAAAGTGAATTAGCACTTACTATGTTTTACTTGCATGCTATCTTTGTATTGGCTCTCATGTGTACAGCTGGAATTGTTGCCCTTCTCATCTACAGACTAGAAGATAGATCGTTGGATAATTCAAAAAATCCTGCTCGAAAACTTGATGCAGAACTGCTGGTGGGCACAGCCGCAGGGTCCTGGCTCCTCTCCTGGGGCTCGATCCTCGCCATTATCTGTGCCCAAGCTCATCCAAAATACACATGGTATAACCTGCCCTACTCCGTCCTGGTTATTATTGAGAAATATATTCAGAACCTCTTTATCATTGAATCCATACATCGTGAGCAGGAAAAGGTGAATGACGATATTAAAACTCTTCGAATAGTGACTATATCTCGGGGGAGCACTTTATCACTTACCCCCTCTTACAAAGAGATTTACAACGGCAGAGCCACTCGTGACAACGGGGAGGTACCCTGCCTGTTTAAGGGCAGTATCTGTAGGAGAGaaaatggtggtggtggtggtgccaAAGAAGAAACGAGTCAGGAAAATAGTTTGGTCATGCATTCAGcctcagatttttcattttacagtagCAGCTCAGTCACTAACAGCAAGAGGAGAATTCTGAAGAacattgctgcatttttattcctctgcaACCTTTCGGTAAGACATTTTGAATATAATTCACAAGTTAATACCCAAAAGCTTCCCAACCTTTCAAGCCtgagaagtaaatgaaaattacatgGTTCTATAGTTTGTAGCataagttttacttcttttggaAGAGTAAGTGAATATGCCGTTGGGGAACAAAGTTTATTTAAACGTGGAATCTGGGAGCCTAGGCTCCTTTTAGTCATGGTACAAAAACCCTAGCATCAGCGGAAGCTGAAAGCCTCTTCCACTCGTGTGCCCCAGTAGCAACAGGGAGGGTTTTCTTAGGGATTTCTGAAATCAATTTGTGGTTCGGTGGGGTCACAGTCATTAAGGGCTAGGGACTCGTATCGCTGGTGATTAATATTGGCCTTGCGTTCTTTCCTTGCAGCTCTGGATACCGCCGGCATTCGGGTGCCGCCCGGAATATGACAATGGACTAGAAGAAATAGTTTTTGGCTTTGAACCCTGGATAATTGTTGTGAACCTTGCGAtgcctttttctattttctatcGGATGCATTCAGCTGCCTCACTCTTTGAGGTCAATTGTAAAACATAGATCATATACGGTCCCTCAGTGAACAATTGATtgaataattaattaaataaataacagtTGAATGAGTGGATGAATGAATGAGTGAACATAGCAACAGCTGCTCAATAAATGGAAGattctataatttttttaaaaagaagggaCCATAGCTAATagcatgtaattattttaaatttttcttccacattttttgtTATATATGTGGTGTTATTGTATAGGTACACTTTTCAGAATCATATTAGTGTTAATATGATTAACACTACATAGTAAAGTTAATTCAATCTCATTAAGCTTTGTTTTAGTCATCTGGGATTTGTACTCTATATAATTtgtattgctttgttttcattcattgtGGCTTGtgaaagggttttaaaaaaaattctgtatgaCTTAGGAGGGGAAATCCCAGGAACAGCTGAACTGAGTGATACTCCTGAATCACAGAGATACTATGAAAACTCCAACTCTTAATTCCTAGCTATCTTTTTATAGTAAAACCTGAAAACATTTGCTATTTAGTTGGGATGtgggaattattttaaacttcctGAATACTGATAAAAAATCGATATataattgttattttcttaaCTATATAGCAAGAAATCCAGGTAAATAACATGTATGGTTAGGTGTCATGTTGTATATAATATCTtctgataaaatatatttctattaatGCACCCCCCTTGTCTTTTATTTACTA from Aquila chrysaetos chrysaetos chromosome 1, bAquChr1.4, whole genome shotgun sequence harbors:
- the OTOP1 gene encoding proton channel OTOP1 — its product is MEKAAGSPSVGGSYPQKNAEILSSQYGINLFLAGLLLTFAWAVHAVGISKSHLLSYLITLMLIQLLWMLWYLCRSCTQRRLIRDKDTHAGARWLKCGITLFAVITLILDSFKIGYYIDFSNCLSPTEGIFPVTHAVHTILQVYFLWCHAKDVIQSFKTLERFGVIHSVFTNLLLWTNGVLTESKHQLNEHKERLITLGFGNITIVLDDHAPQCNCTTTTLCSVFSQGIYYLYPFNIEYHILASTMLYVLWKNIGRKVEHHQQHKTPFKFHGITVGMIFGLIVLTSTIAIVVVYLIQIGRSKIKSELALTMFYLHAIFVLALMCTAGIVALLIYRLEDRSLDNSKNPARKLDAELLVGTAAGSWLLSWGSILAIICAQAHPKYTWYNLPYSVLVIIEKYIQNLFIIESIHREQEKVNDDIKTLRIVTISRGSTLSLTPSYKEIYNGRATRDNGEVPCLFKGSICRRENGGGGGAKEETSQENSLVMHSASDFSFYSSSSVTNSKRRILKNIAAFLFLCNLSLWIPPAFGCRPEYDNGLEEIVFGFEPWIIVVNLAMPFSIFYRMHSAASLFEVNCKT